Proteins encoded together in one Penaeus vannamei isolate JL-2024 chromosome 9, ASM4276789v1, whole genome shotgun sequence window:
- the LOC113817021 gene encoding chymotrypsin-like protease CTRL-1 isoform X4: MGMARLCHHVYEVFLHCCSFSQSAGERCKRVDDTIGTCMELGRCLQSDGNAQSVINLRHCAATWGDIRQTPVCCRSNPRNLARAMCSKWSRVASSLGMRCETTTTRIQSGEFAQVNEFPHMVAIVDPTRSLNAFCGGTLISEDYVITAAHCVDSFFSRYSVRVGIVNLKEEDSQTIQVLRTIRHPLYKAPASYHDIALLQLATKVQLSKRVMPACLPTVNGRLGEGRILTVAGWGRTETADISNVLLKGFGRTLSRFKCDDALDTGGLNSEFYRAGITDSIICLDESSSGACQGDSGGPLTGEIPSTCQHVVFGVVSKGSPSCQATTVPGIYTNVEHYIQWIVDNVWPEENL, translated from the exons GACTGTGTCATCATGTTTACGAGGTCTTTCTGCATTGTTGTAG CTTCTCCCAGAGTGCGGGCGAGCGGTGCAAACGCGTCGACGACACGATAGGAACATGTATGGAACTCGGGCGCTGCTTGCAATCCGACGGCAACGCGCAGAGTGTCATCAACCTGAGACACTGCGCGGCTACCTGGGGAGACATTAGGCAGACGCCCGTGTGTTGCAGAAGCAATCCCAGGAATCTGGCAAGAGCGA TGTGTTCCAAGTGGAGCCGAGTAGCCAGCAGCTTAGGAATGAGATGCGAAACCACAACCACGCGAATCCAGAGCGGGGAATTCGCACAGGTCAACGAGTTCCCTCATATG GTCGCCATTGTGGATCCCACCAGAAGCTTAAACGCTTTCTGTGGCGGGACGCTTATTTCAGAGGATTACGTCATAACTGCCGCCCACTGCGTCGACAG CTTCTTCTCGCGATACTCCGTCCGTGTCGGCATCGTCAACCTTAAAGAGGAGGATTCGCAGACCATTCAAGTGCTGAGGACCATCCGGCACCCGCTGTACAAGGCTCCTGCTTCGTACCATGACATCGCTTTACTGCAGCTGGCGACCAAG GTACAACTGTCGAAACGCGtgatgcctgcctgtctgccgaCCGTTAACGGACGTCTAGGCGAGGGAAGAATTCTTACTGTTGCTGGCTGGGGCCGTACTGAAACAG CTGACATCTCCAACGTGTTACTGAAGGGCTTCGGGAGAACATTATCTCGCTTTAAGTGTGACGATGCACTAGACACAGGTGGACTCAATAGCGAGTTTTACAGAGCAGGAATTACAGACTCCATCATCTGTTTGGATGAAAGCAGTTCGGGCGCTTGCCAG GGTGACAGCGGTGGTCCTCTCACAGGCGAAATCCCCTCAACGTGCCAACATGTCGTCTTTGGCGTCGTGTCCAAAGGCTCCCCAAGCTGCCAGGCAACAACTGTGCCTGGGATTTACACCAACGTTGAGCACTACATTCAATGGATTGTTGATAACGTTTGGCCCGAGGAAAATCTTTAA
- the LOC113817021 gene encoding chymotrypsin-like protease CTRL-1 isoform X5 — MGLCHHVYEVFLHCCSFSQSAGERCKRVDDTIGTCMELGRCLQSDGNAQSVINLRHCAATWGDIRQTPVCCRSNPRNLARAMCSKWSRVASSLGMRCETTTTRIQSGEFAQVNEFPHMVAIVDPTRSLNAFCGGTLISEDYVITAAHCVDSFFSRYSVRVGIVNLKEEDSQTIQVLRTIRHPLYKAPASYHDIALLQLATKVQLSKRVMPACLPTVNGRLGEGRILTVAGWGRTETADISNVLLKGFGRTLSRFKCDDALDTGGLNSEFYRAGITDSIICLDESSSGACQGDSGGPLTGEIPSTCQHVVFGVVSKGSPSCQATTVPGIYTNVEHYIQWIVDNVWPEENL, encoded by the exons GACTGTGTCATCATGTTTACGAGGTCTTTCTGCATTGTTGTAG CTTCTCCCAGAGTGCGGGCGAGCGGTGCAAACGCGTCGACGACACGATAGGAACATGTATGGAACTCGGGCGCTGCTTGCAATCCGACGGCAACGCGCAGAGTGTCATCAACCTGAGACACTGCGCGGCTACCTGGGGAGACATTAGGCAGACGCCCGTGTGTTGCAGAAGCAATCCCAGGAATCTGGCAAGAGCGA TGTGTTCCAAGTGGAGCCGAGTAGCCAGCAGCTTAGGAATGAGATGCGAAACCACAACCACGCGAATCCAGAGCGGGGAATTCGCACAGGTCAACGAGTTCCCTCATATG GTCGCCATTGTGGATCCCACCAGAAGCTTAAACGCTTTCTGTGGCGGGACGCTTATTTCAGAGGATTACGTCATAACTGCCGCCCACTGCGTCGACAG CTTCTTCTCGCGATACTCCGTCCGTGTCGGCATCGTCAACCTTAAAGAGGAGGATTCGCAGACCATTCAAGTGCTGAGGACCATCCGGCACCCGCTGTACAAGGCTCCTGCTTCGTACCATGACATCGCTTTACTGCAGCTGGCGACCAAG GTACAACTGTCGAAACGCGtgatgcctgcctgtctgccgaCCGTTAACGGACGTCTAGGCGAGGGAAGAATTCTTACTGTTGCTGGCTGGGGCCGTACTGAAACAG CTGACATCTCCAACGTGTTACTGAAGGGCTTCGGGAGAACATTATCTCGCTTTAAGTGTGACGATGCACTAGACACAGGTGGACTCAATAGCGAGTTTTACAGAGCAGGAATTACAGACTCCATCATCTGTTTGGATGAAAGCAGTTCGGGCGCTTGCCAG GGTGACAGCGGTGGTCCTCTCACAGGCGAAATCCCCTCAACGTGCCAACATGTCGTCTTTGGCGTCGTGTCCAAAGGCTCCCCAAGCTGCCAGGCAACAACTGTGCCTGGGATTTACACCAACGTTGAGCACTACATTCAATGGATTGTTGATAACGTTTGGCCCGAGGAAAATCTTTAA
- the LOC113817021 gene encoding chymotrypsin-like protease CTRL-1 isoform X3 gives MFTRSFCIVVATLQLLLPHSFSQSAGERCKRVDDTIGTCMELGRCLQSDGNAQSVINLRHCAATWGDIRQTPVCCRSNPRNLARAMCSKWSRVASSLGMRCETTTTRIQSGEFAQVNEFPHMVAIVDPTRSLNAFCGGTLISEDYVITAAHCVDSFFSRYSVRVGIVNLKEEDSQTIQVLRTIRHPLYKAPASYHDIALLQLATKVQLSKRVMPACLPTVNGRLGEGRILTVAGWGRTETADISNVLLKGFGRTLSRFKCDDALDTGGLNSEFYRAGITDSIICLDESSSGACQGDSGGPLTGEIPSTCQHVVFGVVSKGSPSCQATTVPGIYTNVEHYIQWIVDNVWPEENL, from the exons ATGTTTACGAGGTCTTTCTGCATTGTTGTAG CAacgctccagctcctcctcccgcacAGCTTCTCCCAGAGTGCGGGCGAGCGGTGCAAACGCGTCGACGACACGATAGGAACATGTATGGAACTCGGGCGCTGCTTGCAATCCGACGGCAACGCGCAGAGTGTCATCAACCTGAGACACTGCGCGGCTACCTGGGGAGACATTAGGCAGACGCCCGTGTGTTGCAGAAGCAATCCCAGGAATCTGGCAAGAGCGA TGTGTTCCAAGTGGAGCCGAGTAGCCAGCAGCTTAGGAATGAGATGCGAAACCACAACCACGCGAATCCAGAGCGGGGAATTCGCACAGGTCAACGAGTTCCCTCATATG GTCGCCATTGTGGATCCCACCAGAAGCTTAAACGCTTTCTGTGGCGGGACGCTTATTTCAGAGGATTACGTCATAACTGCCGCCCACTGCGTCGACAG CTTCTTCTCGCGATACTCCGTCCGTGTCGGCATCGTCAACCTTAAAGAGGAGGATTCGCAGACCATTCAAGTGCTGAGGACCATCCGGCACCCGCTGTACAAGGCTCCTGCTTCGTACCATGACATCGCTTTACTGCAGCTGGCGACCAAG GTACAACTGTCGAAACGCGtgatgcctgcctgtctgccgaCCGTTAACGGACGTCTAGGCGAGGGAAGAATTCTTACTGTTGCTGGCTGGGGCCGTACTGAAACAG CTGACATCTCCAACGTGTTACTGAAGGGCTTCGGGAGAACATTATCTCGCTTTAAGTGTGACGATGCACTAGACACAGGTGGACTCAATAGCGAGTTTTACAGAGCAGGAATTACAGACTCCATCATCTGTTTGGATGAAAGCAGTTCGGGCGCTTGCCAG GGTGACAGCGGTGGTCCTCTCACAGGCGAAATCCCCTCAACGTGCCAACATGTCGTCTTTGGCGTCGTGTCCAAAGGCTCCCCAAGCTGCCAGGCAACAACTGTGCCTGGGATTTACACCAACGTTGAGCACTACATTCAATGGATTGTTGATAACGTTTGGCCCGAGGAAAATCTTTAA
- the LOC113817021 gene encoding chymotrypsin-like protease CTRL-1 isoform X2, translated as MGIPVQDCVIMFTRSFCIVVATLQLLLPHSFSQSAGERCKRVDDTIGTCMELGRCLQSDGNAQSVINLRHCAATWGDIRQTPVCCRSNPRNLARAMCSKWSRVASSLGMRCETTTTRIQSGEFAQVNEFPHMVAIVDPTRSLNAFCGGTLISEDYVITAAHCVDSFFSRYSVRVGIVNLKEEDSQTIQVLRTIRHPLYKAPASYHDIALLQLATKVQLSKRVMPACLPTVNGRLGEGRILTVAGWGRTETADISNVLLKGFGRTLSRFKCDDALDTGGLNSEFYRAGITDSIICLDESSSGACQGDSGGPLTGEIPSTCQHVVFGVVSKGSPSCQATTVPGIYTNVEHYIQWIVDNVWPEENL; from the exons GACTGTGTCATCATGTTTACGAGGTCTTTCTGCATTGTTGTAG CAacgctccagctcctcctcccgcacAGCTTCTCCCAGAGTGCGGGCGAGCGGTGCAAACGCGTCGACGACACGATAGGAACATGTATGGAACTCGGGCGCTGCTTGCAATCCGACGGCAACGCGCAGAGTGTCATCAACCTGAGACACTGCGCGGCTACCTGGGGAGACATTAGGCAGACGCCCGTGTGTTGCAGAAGCAATCCCAGGAATCTGGCAAGAGCGA TGTGTTCCAAGTGGAGCCGAGTAGCCAGCAGCTTAGGAATGAGATGCGAAACCACAACCACGCGAATCCAGAGCGGGGAATTCGCACAGGTCAACGAGTTCCCTCATATG GTCGCCATTGTGGATCCCACCAGAAGCTTAAACGCTTTCTGTGGCGGGACGCTTATTTCAGAGGATTACGTCATAACTGCCGCCCACTGCGTCGACAG CTTCTTCTCGCGATACTCCGTCCGTGTCGGCATCGTCAACCTTAAAGAGGAGGATTCGCAGACCATTCAAGTGCTGAGGACCATCCGGCACCCGCTGTACAAGGCTCCTGCTTCGTACCATGACATCGCTTTACTGCAGCTGGCGACCAAG GTACAACTGTCGAAACGCGtgatgcctgcctgtctgccgaCCGTTAACGGACGTCTAGGCGAGGGAAGAATTCTTACTGTTGCTGGCTGGGGCCGTACTGAAACAG CTGACATCTCCAACGTGTTACTGAAGGGCTTCGGGAGAACATTATCTCGCTTTAAGTGTGACGATGCACTAGACACAGGTGGACTCAATAGCGAGTTTTACAGAGCAGGAATTACAGACTCCATCATCTGTTTGGATGAAAGCAGTTCGGGCGCTTGCCAG GGTGACAGCGGTGGTCCTCTCACAGGCGAAATCCCCTCAACGTGCCAACATGTCGTCTTTGGCGTCGTGTCCAAAGGCTCCCCAAGCTGCCAGGCAACAACTGTGCCTGGGATTTACACCAACGTTGAGCACTACATTCAATGGATTGTTGATAACGTTTGGCCCGAGGAAAATCTTTAA
- the LOC113817021 gene encoding chymotrypsin-like protease CTRL-1 isoform X1 codes for MAQGYRHSVLKAQYPSRQWGGLCHHVYEVFLHCCSFSQSAGERCKRVDDTIGTCMELGRCLQSDGNAQSVINLRHCAATWGDIRQTPVCCRSNPRNLARAMCSKWSRVASSLGMRCETTTTRIQSGEFAQVNEFPHMVAIVDPTRSLNAFCGGTLISEDYVITAAHCVDSFFSRYSVRVGIVNLKEEDSQTIQVLRTIRHPLYKAPASYHDIALLQLATKVQLSKRVMPACLPTVNGRLGEGRILTVAGWGRTETADISNVLLKGFGRTLSRFKCDDALDTGGLNSEFYRAGITDSIICLDESSSGACQGDSGGPLTGEIPSTCQHVVFGVVSKGSPSCQATTVPGIYTNVEHYIQWIVDNVWPEENL; via the exons GACTGTGTCATCATGTTTACGAGGTCTTTCTGCATTGTTGTAG CTTCTCCCAGAGTGCGGGCGAGCGGTGCAAACGCGTCGACGACACGATAGGAACATGTATGGAACTCGGGCGCTGCTTGCAATCCGACGGCAACGCGCAGAGTGTCATCAACCTGAGACACTGCGCGGCTACCTGGGGAGACATTAGGCAGACGCCCGTGTGTTGCAGAAGCAATCCCAGGAATCTGGCAAGAGCGA TGTGTTCCAAGTGGAGCCGAGTAGCCAGCAGCTTAGGAATGAGATGCGAAACCACAACCACGCGAATCCAGAGCGGGGAATTCGCACAGGTCAACGAGTTCCCTCATATG GTCGCCATTGTGGATCCCACCAGAAGCTTAAACGCTTTCTGTGGCGGGACGCTTATTTCAGAGGATTACGTCATAACTGCCGCCCACTGCGTCGACAG CTTCTTCTCGCGATACTCCGTCCGTGTCGGCATCGTCAACCTTAAAGAGGAGGATTCGCAGACCATTCAAGTGCTGAGGACCATCCGGCACCCGCTGTACAAGGCTCCTGCTTCGTACCATGACATCGCTTTACTGCAGCTGGCGACCAAG GTACAACTGTCGAAACGCGtgatgcctgcctgtctgccgaCCGTTAACGGACGTCTAGGCGAGGGAAGAATTCTTACTGTTGCTGGCTGGGGCCGTACTGAAACAG CTGACATCTCCAACGTGTTACTGAAGGGCTTCGGGAGAACATTATCTCGCTTTAAGTGTGACGATGCACTAGACACAGGTGGACTCAATAGCGAGTTTTACAGAGCAGGAATTACAGACTCCATCATCTGTTTGGATGAAAGCAGTTCGGGCGCTTGCCAG GGTGACAGCGGTGGTCCTCTCACAGGCGAAATCCCCTCAACGTGCCAACATGTCGTCTTTGGCGTCGTGTCCAAAGGCTCCCCAAGCTGCCAGGCAACAACTGTGCCTGGGATTTACACCAACGTTGAGCACTACATTCAATGGATTGTTGATAACGTTTGGCCCGAGGAAAATCTTTAA